One stretch of Candidatus Sulfotelmatobacter sp. DNA includes these proteins:
- a CDS encoding urease accessory UreF family protein has translation MTELTALLQLADAAFPAGAFAHSFGLETAIADGRVGDEAALRAWIADYLRGIVAPLDGAAFVLALRDGVAIAALDERLAAAQANAELRRGNAHLARATLASYAAMELRSPALSAYADALAAQRCAGQHVLAAALGYAACGIGWQTGLTAHVTTTVATLASVAARAVPLGQRAVAHARWALRAQIDDAVARAARVRSLDELAIGAPALEIDGLRHRRLHGRLFAS, from the coding sequence ATGACTGAGCTGACGGCGCTCTTGCAGCTGGCGGACGCGGCCTTTCCGGCCGGCGCGTTCGCGCACTCGTTCGGCCTGGAGACGGCGATCGCCGACGGACGCGTCGGCGACGAAGCCGCGCTGCGGGCCTGGATCGCGGACTACCTGCGTGGCATCGTCGCGCCGCTCGACGGCGCGGCGTTCGTCTTGGCGCTGCGCGACGGCGTCGCGATCGCGGCGCTCGACGAGCGATTGGCGGCCGCGCAGGCCAACGCCGAGCTGCGCCGCGGCAACGCGCACCTCGCGCGCGCGACGCTGGCCAGCTACGCGGCGATGGAGCTGCGCTCGCCGGCCCTGAGCGCCTACGCCGACGCCTTGGCCGCGCAGCGCTGCGCCGGCCAGCACGTCCTGGCGGCCGCCCTGGGCTACGCCGCCTGCGGCATCGGCTGGCAGACCGGGCTCACGGCGCACGTGACGACGACGGTGGCGACGCTGGCGTCGGTCGCGGCGCGTGCCGTTCCGCTCGGTCAGCGCGCGGTCGCGCACGCGCGCTGGGCGCTGCGCGCCCAGATCGACGACGCCGTCGCGCGGGCGGCGCGGGTCCGTTCGCTCGACGAGCTGGCGATCGGCGCGCCCGCGCTCGAAATCGACGGCTTGCGCCACCGCCGCCTCCACGGCCGGCTGTTCGCGTCGTGA
- a CDS encoding S1 RNA-binding domain-containing protein, protein MPAVNEEEDQLALEQRLYEESLKVLDEGQVLTGVIVAKYQDELLVDIGGKSEGILPFRELSLAIEPKELKVGDTLEVMIHRIDEQDGQLYLSERRARALKTWEKVIEAHENDEVIEATVTQVVKGGVLVDLGMRGFVPASQIRRQPVGNLDELVGKKLRLKVIDLDHKRHRVVLSQRQVLEEELNAKKQELLGTLQVGQIRDGVVVRLAEFGAFVDLGGIDGLIHNSELSYARIKHPSEVVKIGDTVSVEVMKFDPEAKKVSLSLKHALPDPWVEHADKLWEGNKLIAQIVKVTPNYLLVEIVPGVLAMVPKGEFDATVQYSPGQEVEVTLLTINNGTRRITGSIQHVADVPLEDIGEFPVEDGFGSLGVELGQV, encoded by the coding sequence GTGCCGGCGGTGAACGAAGAAGAAGACCAACTCGCGCTCGAGCAGCGCTTGTACGAAGAGTCCTTGAAGGTCCTCGACGAGGGCCAAGTCCTCACGGGCGTCATCGTCGCCAAGTATCAGGACGAGCTCCTGGTCGACATCGGCGGCAAGTCCGAAGGCATCCTTCCATTTCGTGAGCTCTCGCTCGCGATCGAGCCGAAGGAACTCAAGGTCGGCGACACCCTGGAAGTCATGATCCACCGGATCGATGAGCAGGACGGTCAGCTGTATCTGAGCGAGCGTCGCGCGCGCGCGCTGAAGACCTGGGAAAAGGTCATCGAAGCGCACGAGAACGACGAAGTGATCGAAGCGACCGTCACGCAGGTCGTCAAGGGCGGCGTGCTCGTCGACCTCGGCATGCGCGGGTTCGTTCCGGCCTCGCAGATCCGTCGTCAGCCCGTCGGCAATCTCGACGAGCTGGTCGGCAAGAAGCTGCGCCTGAAGGTCATCGACCTCGACCACAAGCGCCACCGCGTGGTGCTCTCGCAGCGCCAAGTGCTCGAGGAAGAGCTCAACGCGAAGAAGCAAGAGCTGCTCGGCACGCTGCAGGTCGGTCAGATTCGCGACGGCGTCGTCGTGCGTCTGGCGGAGTTCGGTGCGTTCGTCGACCTCGGCGGCATCGACGGCCTCATCCACAACAGCGAGCTCTCGTACGCGCGCATCAAGCACCCGTCCGAGGTCGTCAAGATCGGCGACACCGTCTCGGTCGAAGTCATGAAGTTCGATCCCGAGGCGAAGAAGGTCTCGCTCTCCCTCAAGCACGCGCTGCCCGACCCGTGGGTCGAGCACGCCGACAAGCTGTGGGAAGGCAACAAGCTCATCGCGCAGATCGTCAAGGTCACCCCGAACTATCTCCTCGTCGAGATCGTCCCGGGCGTGCTGGCGATGGTGCCGAAGGGCGAGTTCGACGCCACCGTGCAGTACAGCCCCGGCCAAGAGGTCGAGGTCACGCTGCTCACGATCAACAACGGCACGCGCCGCATCACCGGCTCGATCCAGCACGTCGCCGACGTGCCGCTCGAGGACATCGGTGAGTTCCCGGTCGAGGACGGCTTCGGCTCGCTCGGCGTGGAGCTCGGCCAGGTTTGA
- a CDS encoding urease subunit beta produces the protein MIPGEIVTAEGTIALRAGRARTRVLVNNSGDRPIQVGSHLHFADVNDALIFDRDAARGMALDVPAGTAVRFEPGIEKEVGLVALGGERRVVGIRLR, from the coding sequence GTGATCCCGGGCGAGATCGTCACCGCCGAGGGCACGATCGCGCTGCGCGCCGGGCGCGCGCGGACGCGCGTGCTGGTCAACAACTCGGGTGACCGGCCGATCCAGGTCGGCTCGCACCTGCACTTCGCCGACGTGAACGACGCGCTGATCTTCGACCGCGACGCGGCACGGGGGATGGCGCTCGACGTTCCCGCCGGAACGGCGGTGCGCTTCGAGCCGGGGATCGAAAAAGAAGTCGGGCTGGTCGCGCTGGGCGGCGAGCGGCGCGTCGTCGGGATCCGGTTGCGGTGA
- the ureC gene encoding urease subunit alpha produces MNIDRAAYARLYGPTVGDRMRLADTDLWIEIERDYAVYGDEIVFGGGKVIRDGMGQHPTATRAGDGVLDTVITNVVVVDAVLGIVKCDVGVRDGRIAGIGKAGNPLLQDGVTPGMIVGASTEAIAGEGMILTAGAIDAHIHLICPQLVDAAISSGVTTMLGGGTGPASGTAATTCTPGAWHLQTMFAATDALPVNVAFLGKGNASGADALREQVRAGACGLKLHEDWGSTPAAIDTALRVADELDVQIAIHTDTLNETGFVEETLRAIAGRTIHTYHTEGAGGGHAPDIIRVAGEPNVLPSSTNPTRPYTVNTLAEHLDMLMVCHHLDPAIPEDVAFADSRIRGETIAAEDILHDLGAISMISSDSQAMGRVAEVIMRTWQTAHKMKLQRGSLAGDGERRDNERVKRYVAKYTINPAITHGFSDHLGSVEVGKLADLVLWNPAFFGFRPELVLKGGMIAWAAMGDPAASIPTPQPRRMRPMWGAYGRAPQAIALTFVSQAALDDGLPERSAGGRRFVAVQRTRAIGKTAMIRNDALPHIEVDPRTYDVRADGELLRCEPLAVLPLAQRYALF; encoded by the coding sequence GTGAACATCGATCGGGCGGCCTACGCGCGTTTGTACGGACCGACGGTCGGCGACCGCATGCGACTCGCCGACACCGATCTGTGGATCGAGATCGAACGCGACTACGCCGTCTACGGCGACGAGATCGTGTTCGGCGGCGGCAAGGTCATTCGCGACGGGATGGGACAGCACCCGACCGCCACGCGCGCCGGCGACGGCGTGCTCGACACCGTCATCACCAACGTCGTCGTCGTCGACGCGGTGCTCGGGATCGTCAAGTGCGACGTCGGCGTGCGCGACGGACGCATCGCCGGGATCGGCAAGGCCGGCAACCCGCTGCTGCAGGACGGCGTGACACCCGGCATGATCGTCGGCGCCTCGACCGAGGCGATCGCCGGCGAGGGGATGATCCTGACCGCCGGCGCGATCGACGCGCACATCCACCTGATCTGCCCGCAGCTGGTCGACGCCGCGATCTCGAGCGGGGTGACGACGATGCTCGGCGGCGGCACCGGGCCGGCGTCCGGCACGGCCGCGACGACCTGCACGCCCGGCGCGTGGCACCTGCAGACGATGTTCGCGGCCACCGACGCGTTACCGGTCAACGTCGCCTTTCTGGGCAAGGGCAACGCCTCGGGGGCCGACGCCTTGCGCGAGCAGGTGCGCGCCGGCGCCTGCGGCCTCAAGCTGCACGAGGACTGGGGCTCGACGCCGGCCGCGATCGACACGGCGTTGCGCGTCGCCGACGAGCTCGACGTCCAGATCGCGATCCACACCGACACGCTCAACGAGACGGGCTTCGTCGAGGAGACGCTGCGCGCGATCGCCGGGCGCACCATCCACACCTACCACACCGAAGGCGCCGGCGGCGGCCACGCGCCGGACATCATTCGCGTCGCCGGCGAGCCGAACGTGCTGCCGTCGTCGACGAATCCGACTCGGCCGTACACCGTCAACACGCTGGCCGAGCACCTCGACATGCTGATGGTCTGTCACCACCTCGATCCGGCGATCCCCGAGGACGTCGCCTTCGCCGACTCGCGCATCCGCGGCGAGACGATCGCCGCCGAGGACATCCTGCACGACCTGGGCGCGATCAGCATGATCAGCTCGGACTCGCAAGCGATGGGGCGCGTCGCCGAGGTGATCATGCGCACCTGGCAAACCGCGCACAAGATGAAACTGCAACGCGGCTCGTTGGCGGGCGACGGCGAGCGGCGCGACAACGAGCGCGTGAAGCGCTACGTCGCCAAGTACACGATCAACCCCGCCATCACGCACGGCTTCTCCGACCACCTCGGCTCGGTCGAGGTCGGCAAGCTGGCCGATCTGGTGCTGTGGAACCCGGCGTTCTTCGGCTTCCGGCCCGAGCTGGTGCTCAAGGGCGGCATGATCGCGTGGGCCGCGATGGGCGATCCGGCGGCCTCGATCCCGACGCCGCAGCCGCGCCGCATGCGGCCGATGTGGGGCGCGTACGGCCGCGCGCCGCAAGCGATCGCGCTGACCTTCGTCTCGCAGGCGGCGCTCGACGACGGCCTGCCGGAGCGCTCGGCCGGCGGGCGCCGCTTCGTCGCGGTGCAGCGCACCCGCGCCATCGGCAAGACGGCCATGATCCGCAACGACGCGCTGCCGCACATCGAGGTCGACCCGCGCACCTACGACGTGCGCGCGGACGGCGAGCTGCTGCGCTGTGAGCCGCTGGCCGTACTGCCGCTCGCGCAGCGCTACGCGCTGTTCTGA
- a CDS encoding urease accessory protein UreD, with protein sequence MSANRLLLEARAAGGRTLVSRIRADGLLRASRPFREGTASRVVVAHLGPGMIRGDAFAIGGEVAPGAHLVVAGQMATRVLSGPEPATHDARWHVHAGARLELRPEPVLVSGGAAYVGTTTLVLEDGASATVSEIVLRERGAAVRTTIVVRRATRLALVDALAIDAEAPAAPAVGTLLFLADVDVGALDACADAMPDVRVGIGTFREGDVLLRVTGAGVREIDAALRVLRAMAQKG encoded by the coding sequence GTGAGCGCGAACCGGCTGCTGCTCGAAGCGCGCGCCGCGGGCGGGCGCACGCTGGTCTCGCGCATTCGCGCCGACGGCTTGCTGCGCGCCAGCCGGCCGTTCCGTGAGGGAACGGCCAGCCGCGTCGTCGTCGCGCACTTGGGACCCGGGATGATCCGCGGCGACGCGTTCGCGATCGGCGGCGAGGTCGCGCCCGGCGCGCACCTGGTCGTCGCCGGACAGATGGCGACGCGCGTGCTCTCGGGACCGGAGCCCGCGACGCACGACGCACGCTGGCACGTTCACGCCGGCGCACGACTCGAGCTCCGACCCGAGCCGGTGCTGGTCAGCGGGGGCGCGGCCTACGTCGGAACGACGACGCTCGTGCTCGAGGACGGCGCGAGCGCGACGGTCAGCGAGATCGTGCTGCGCGAACGCGGCGCGGCGGTCCGCACGACGATCGTCGTGCGACGCGCGACGCGCCTCGCGCTCGTCGACGCGCTCGCGATCGACGCGGAGGCGCCCGCGGCGCCGGCGGTCGGCACGCTGCTCTTCCTCGCCGACGTCGACGTGGGGGCGCTCGATGCGTGCGCCGACGCGATGCCGGACGTGCGCGTCGGCATCGGCACGTTTCGCGAGGGGGACGTGCTCCTGCGGGTCACCGGGGCCGGCGTGCGTGAAATCGACGCGGCGCTCCGTGTCTTGCGCGCCATGGCTCAAAAGGGCTAG
- a CDS encoding S1 RNA-binding domain-containing protein has translation MRAEGRPNIMDQSTPIAAAEPPVPEPVGRDPIASDVAAVTDVEPEPSEVLAVTDVATPLAAAEPALTDVAADAPPEPALSDVAPVAELEVTVPVAPAEAAPVEAAPAEAAEPAVEGAAPAPADGAAPAAPAKKPGDEQRRLRAQQAWDRVVAAKANNDVLTGTVTVAVKGGLLVDVGGIRGFLPASQVRVVPGAAIETLVRTKVPLRVIDVDNDRRRIVVSHRRAVEDERRAKRAEVLKSLAVGQVREGIVARIADFGAFIDLGGIDGLVPVRELAFERVDKPSDVVQIGETIQVEVLRIEENGKKISLSRKNALPDPLRDHAALLKPGNVIEGTVVAKEPGLRVEIAPGVVGGVRESDANPEDYELGEKIEVAVRFVDRRTRRISLTMPHLQRENVQQQQTYATSSGFAPLGVELSTRGNRR, from the coding sequence GTGCGTGCCGAAGGGCGTCCGAACATCATGGATCAGTCGACCCCCATCGCCGCCGCCGAACCGCCCGTCCCTGAACCGGTCGGGCGGGACCCGATCGCCTCGGACGTCGCCGCGGTGACGGACGTCGAGCCCGAGCCGAGCGAGGTGCTCGCGGTGACCGACGTCGCGACGCCGCTCGCGGCGGCCGAACCGGCGCTGACCGACGTCGCGGCGGACGCTCCGCCCGAGCCCGCACTGAGCGACGTCGCGCCGGTCGCCGAGCTCGAGGTCACCGTCCCGGTCGCGCCGGCCGAGGCCGCGCCGGTCGAGGCCGCGCCGGCCGAAGCCGCCGAACCGGCGGTCGAGGGTGCCGCGCCGGCGCCGGCCGACGGTGCCGCGCCCGCGGCGCCCGCGAAGAAGCCCGGCGACGAGCAGCGGCGGTTGCGGGCCCAACAGGCGTGGGATCGCGTGGTGGCGGCCAAGGCGAACAACGACGTGCTGACCGGCACGGTGACCGTCGCCGTCAAGGGCGGCCTGCTGGTCGACGTCGGCGGCATCCGCGGCTTCTTGCCGGCCTCGCAAGTACGCGTCGTGCCGGGCGCGGCGATCGAGACGCTGGTGCGGACCAAGGTGCCGCTGCGCGTCATCGACGTCGACAACGACCGGCGCCGCATCGTCGTCTCGCACCGCCGCGCCGTGGAGGACGAGCGCCGCGCCAAGCGCGCCGAGGTGCTCAAGTCGCTGGCCGTCGGCCAGGTGCGCGAAGGCATCGTCGCCCGCATCGCCGACTTCGGCGCGTTCATCGATCTGGGCGGCATCGACGGCCTGGTGCCGGTGCGCGAGCTGGCCTTCGAGCGCGTCGACAAACCGTCGGACGTCGTGCAGATCGGCGAGACGATTCAGGTCGAGGTCCTGCGCATCGAAGAGAACGGCAAGAAGATCTCGCTCTCGCGCAAGAACGCGCTGCCCGATCCGCTGCGCGACCACGCGGCGCTGCTCAAGCCGGGCAACGTCATCGAAGGGACCGTGGTCGCGAAGGAGCCGGGCCTGCGCGTCGAGATCGCGCCCGGCGTGGTCGGCGGCGTGCGCGAGAGCGACGCCAATCCCGAGGACTACGAGCTCGGCGAGAAGATCGAGGTCGCGGTGCGCTTCGTCGACCGCCGCACGCGCCGCATCAGCCTGACGATGCCGCATCTGCAGCGCGAGAACGTCCAGCAGCAGCAGACCTACGCGACCTCGAGCGGCTTCGCGCCGCTGGGCGTCGAGCTGAGCACGCGCGGCAACCGCCGCTGA
- a CDS encoding urease subunit gamma, giving the protein MLTDAERDKLLLSYAAELAWRRRGRGLRLNYPEAVAVLSSFVLEGARDGATVADLMDRGRTLLSREDVMDGIPEILTEVQVEATFPDGTKLVTIHEPIP; this is encoded by the coding sequence ATGCTGACGGATGCCGAGCGCGACAAGCTCTTGTTGAGCTACGCCGCCGAGCTGGCGTGGCGGCGACGCGGTCGCGGCTTGCGGCTGAACTACCCGGAGGCCGTCGCGGTGCTCAGCTCGTTCGTGCTCGAAGGCGCGCGCGACGGCGCGACCGTGGCCGACCTGATGGACCGCGGCCGCACGCTGCTCTCACGCGAGGACGTCATGGACGGCATCCCCGAGATACTGACCGAGGTGCAAGTGGAAGCGACCTTTCCCGACGGCACGAAGCTCGTCACCATCCACGAGCCGATCCCGTGA
- the ureG gene encoding urease accessory protein UreG — protein sequence MSAARVGIGGPVGAGKTALVEALARRLYPRVDLAVVTNDIYTQEDRDILVRSGCLPPERIVGVETGGCPHTAIREDASMNLQAIADLERRFPALALTIVESGGDNLAATFSPDLADVTIYVIDVAGGDKIPAKGGPGISRADLLVINKIDLAPHVGASLERMRRDAAAARGTRPFVFTDLRHGVGVDDVVAFVERAALLDAAR from the coding sequence GTGAGCGCCGCACGCGTCGGAATCGGCGGCCCGGTCGGTGCCGGCAAGACCGCGCTCGTCGAAGCGTTGGCACGGCGCCTCTATCCGCGCGTCGACCTGGCGGTGGTGACCAACGACATCTACACGCAAGAGGACCGCGACATCCTCGTGCGCAGCGGCTGCTTGCCGCCCGAGCGGATCGTCGGCGTCGAGACCGGCGGCTGCCCGCACACCGCGATCCGCGAGGACGCGTCGATGAACTTGCAGGCGATCGCCGACCTCGAGCGCCGCTTTCCCGCGTTGGCGCTGACGATCGTCGAGAGCGGCGGCGACAATCTGGCCGCCACCTTCAGCCCCGACCTCGCCGACGTGACGATCTACGTGATCGACGTCGCCGGCGGCGACAAGATTCCGGCCAAGGGCGGTCCGGGGATCAGCCGCGCCGACCTGCTGGTCATCAACAAGATCGACCTCGCGCCGCACGTCGGCGCCAGCCTCGAGCGGATGCGGCGCGACGCCGCCGCGGCGCGCGGCACGCGCCCGTTCGTCTTCACCGATCTGCGCCACGGCGTCGGCGTCGACGACGTCGTCGCGTTCGTCGAACGCGCGGCGTTGCTCGACGCCGCGCGGTGA
- a CDS encoding S53 family serine peptidase, translating into MGSLPSAGTPSGTNPDATMRTAASISVPHTFGSLAFTDAGRRAASAPTSIAITLQYNHQAELDAFVAAVSDPHSPQYHQFLTQAQFNAMYAPTPEQEQAVLSDLQKAGFTITKRYPNRTVIDATAPSSTVEHYFNTQMHTVQQGKYGTRFANLTAATVPSTIASLVNTVSLSNVVIARTQVEAAQDALAQANRTAIAPQRTVSAASVRKPMAIGKNATNVVQDPGFESGGFTYWSQCGNVNAKISTANPHTGKYSELSGSTTSEPNGDAGVCQAVTIPSSGVLSFWVWQETNEVNTEYSWQEADLLNSSGDIVHNFYTTVNNTKTWTQLSYNVSAYAGQTLYLYFGVHGDPDGTLYQNLQYVDDVSLTSGSATPTPTPAPTATPTATPTATPTPKPTATPTPGGSPTPTPKPTATPTATPVPTATPTATPTPTSGCNGSAADNGPLTNSSGTLATGVAKAFDFPVQHGCNGAGYTAAVIIDDPVNTSYVASYLSAAQVTQTGTITNEAVDGGGSGDDAETDLDVQTISGLAPGANIIVYDMGSLADQNIEDAYNQALSDGKASVVNSSFGGCESSDTSFESATNSIAEQGASEGVTFAASAGDSGSNECGSDDNAKGVSAPAGDPYFVSVGGLNFTETSAGVLETVTMGSESGYSGGGGVSTVVALPSYQSGITGMITTGRNQPDISLPFDPVAVYTGGAFGDYLGTSWSSPQFVALMVTANQEHGSKLGWVNPTLYSLFKSTGYSDYFTPCTSGSNGAYSCSATEYNQAAGIGAPKGWALAQAL; encoded by the coding sequence ATGGGATCGTTGCCCTCGGCTGGTACGCCGAGCGGGACGAACCCCGATGCGACCATGCGCACCGCGGCGTCGATCTCGGTTCCCCACACGTTTGGGTCCCTTGCCTTCACTGACGCTGGCCGGCGCGCGGCAAGCGCTCCCACCTCCATCGCGATCACGCTCCAGTACAACCACCAGGCGGAGCTGGACGCTTTCGTCGCGGCGGTCAGCGACCCGCACTCGCCGCAATACCACCAGTTCCTCACCCAGGCGCAGTTCAACGCGATGTACGCGCCGACGCCCGAGCAGGAACAAGCGGTCCTGAGCGATCTGCAAAAGGCCGGCTTCACGATCACCAAGCGCTATCCGAACCGCACCGTCATCGACGCGACCGCGCCGAGCTCGACGGTGGAGCACTACTTCAACACCCAGATGCACACGGTGCAGCAAGGCAAATACGGCACGCGCTTCGCGAACCTGACGGCCGCCACCGTGCCGAGCACGATCGCGAGCCTGGTGAACACGGTCTCGCTGAGCAACGTCGTCATCGCGCGCACGCAAGTCGAAGCGGCGCAAGACGCGTTGGCGCAGGCCAACCGCACCGCGATCGCGCCGCAGCGCACCGTCAGCGCCGCCTCCGTGCGCAAGCCGATGGCGATCGGCAAGAACGCGACCAACGTCGTGCAGGATCCGGGCTTCGAGTCCGGCGGGTTCACGTACTGGTCGCAGTGCGGCAACGTCAACGCCAAGATCTCGACCGCCAACCCGCACACCGGCAAGTACTCGGAGCTGAGCGGGTCGACGACCTCGGAGCCGAACGGCGACGCGGGCGTCTGCCAAGCCGTGACGATTCCCTCGAGCGGCGTGCTCTCGTTCTGGGTCTGGCAAGAGACGAACGAAGTCAACACCGAGTACTCGTGGCAGGAAGCCGACCTGCTCAACTCGAGCGGCGATATCGTTCACAACTTCTACACGACCGTCAACAACACCAAGACCTGGACGCAGCTGAGCTACAACGTCTCGGCCTACGCCGGACAGACGCTGTACCTGTACTTCGGCGTCCACGGCGATCCGGACGGCACGCTCTACCAGAACTTGCAGTACGTCGACGACGTCTCGCTGACCAGCGGCTCCGCGACGCCGACGCCGACGCCGGCTCCGACCGCCACCCCGACCGCGACGCCGACGGCCACCCCGACGCCGAAGCCGACCGCGACGCCGACGCCGGGCGGTTCGCCGACGCCGACGCCCAAGCCGACGGCCACCCCGACCGCGACGCCGGTCCCGACGGCCACGCCGACCGCGACGCCGACGCCGACCAGCGGCTGCAACGGCTCCGCCGCCGACAACGGTCCGCTCACGAACTCGAGCGGCACGCTCGCGACGGGTGTCGCCAAGGCGTTCGACTTCCCGGTCCAGCACGGCTGCAACGGCGCCGGCTACACCGCGGCCGTCATCATCGACGACCCGGTGAACACCAGCTACGTCGCGAGCTACCTGAGCGCGGCGCAAGTCACGCAGACCGGCACCATCACCAACGAAGCCGTCGACGGCGGCGGCAGCGGTGACGATGCCGAGACCGACCTCGACGTGCAGACCATCTCGGGCCTGGCGCCGGGTGCGAACATCATCGTCTACGACATGGGCTCGCTCGCCGACCAGAACATCGAAGACGCCTACAACCAGGCGCTCAGCGATGGCAAGGCCAGCGTCGTGAACTCGTCGTTCGGTGGCTGCGAGTCGAGCGACACCTCGTTCGAGAGCGCGACCAACTCGATCGCCGAACAAGGCGCGTCCGAAGGCGTCACCTTCGCCGCGTCGGCCGGTGACTCGGGCAGCAACGAGTGCGGCAGCGACGACAACGCCAAGGGCGTCAGCGCCCCGGCCGGCGACCCGTACTTCGTATCGGTCGGTGGGCTGAACTTCACCGAAACCTCGGCGGGCGTCCTCGAGACGGTCACGATGGGCAGCGAGAGCGGCTACTCGGGTGGTGGCGGTGTCTCGACGGTCGTCGCGCTGCCGAGCTACCAGAGCGGCATCACCGGCATGATCACGACGGGCCGCAACCAGCCGGACATCTCGCTCCCGTTCGACCCGGTCGCGGTCTACACGGGCGGCGCGTTCGGCGACTACCTGGGCACCTCGTGGTCCTCGCCGCAGTTCGTCGCCCTGATGGTCACGGCGAACCAGGAACACGGCTCCAAGCTGGGCTGGGTGAACCCGACCCTCTACAGCCTGTTCAAGTCGACCGGCTACAGCGACTACTTCACCCCGTGCACGTCCGGCAGCAACGGAGCGTACTCGTGCAGCGCCACCGAGTACAATCAGGCCGCCGGTATCGGGGCCCCGAAGGGCTGGGCGCTCGCGCAAGCCCTCTGA
- a CDS encoding DUF192 domain-containing protein produces the protein MRTPLRLASALLLLPLATAQAHLNVPYCVQIPLPSSGCAPLAVKAPRDTMKLAVVTSGKLREQGLMFVKDVPAKEGMLFVFAGGDQPLQFWMKNTITPLDMVFVKQDGTVSSIAANVPSTTPQTPDAQIPRRGGSGAYVIELASGEADRLGITPGVKLALPHLSAE, from the coding sequence GTGCGAACGCCGCTCCGTCTCGCTTCCGCGCTGCTGCTGCTCCCGCTCGCCACCGCGCAAGCGCACCTGAACGTGCCCTATTGCGTGCAGATCCCGCTGCCGTCCAGCGGCTGCGCGCCGCTCGCGGTCAAGGCGCCGCGCGACACCATGAAGCTCGCCGTCGTCACCAGCGGCAAGCTGCGCGAGCAGGGACTGATGTTCGTCAAAGACGTGCCGGCCAAGGAAGGGATGCTGTTCGTGTTCGCCGGCGGCGATCAGCCGCTGCAGTTTTGGATGAAGAACACGATCACGCCGCTCGACATGGTGTTCGTCAAGCAGGACGGGACGGTCTCGTCGATCGCCGCCAACGTGCCGTCCACCACGCCGCAGACGCCCGACGCCCAGATCCCGCGCCGCGGCGGCAGCGGCGCCTACGTGATCGAGTTGGCGTCCGGCGAAGCCGACCGGCTGGGCATCACCCCCGGCGTGAAGCTGGCGCTCCCGCACCTGTCGGCCGAGTAG
- the mutM gene encoding bifunctional DNA-formamidopyrimidine glycosylase/DNA-(apurinic or apyrimidinic site) lyase: MPELPEVETIARGLAGAVAGKTVASVRVTLPRIVVAPAGEDFAKALAAETITAVGRRGKYVVMELASGRRLAVHLRMTGRLIVQPEGATEPYPHTHVLVTFTDGTRLAFADARTFGRMRLLAAGDAWDADGGIEPLSEGFTSEAFVSMLDGRRTPIKAFLLDQSRIAGVGNIYACEALWEAGIRPSRPSHSISKPARRRLHGAIRDVLQRAITARGTSVDDYVDAEGLRGGFQNQLAVYGRLGEPCHRCGKPIVRTVLGQRGTWWCRGCQK; encoded by the coding sequence GTGCCAGAGCTTCCGGAAGTCGAGACGATCGCGCGCGGCCTCGCCGGCGCGGTCGCCGGCAAGACGGTGGCGTCCGTGCGGGTGACGCTGCCGCGGATCGTCGTTGCCCCGGCGGGCGAGGACTTCGCCAAGGCCCTGGCCGCAGAGACGATCACCGCGGTCGGCCGGCGCGGCAAGTACGTGGTCATGGAGCTGGCCTCGGGCCGGCGCTTGGCCGTCCACCTCCGGATGACCGGACGCTTGATCGTTCAGCCGGAAGGGGCGACCGAGCCATACCCACACACGCACGTCCTGGTCACGTTCACCGACGGGACGCGCCTGGCGTTCGCCGACGCCCGCACCTTCGGCCGCATGCGCTTGCTTGCTGCCGGGGACGCCTGGGACGCCGACGGCGGGATCGAGCCGCTTTCTGAGGGGTTTACCAGCGAGGCCTTTGTGAGTATGCTGGACGGGCGTCGCACGCCGATCAAGGCGTTCTTGCTCGACCAATCGCGTATTGCGGGGGTTGGCAACATCTACGCGTGCGAGGCCTTATGGGAAGCGGGGATCCGGCCGAGCCGACCGTCCCATTCGATCAGCAAGCCGGCCAGGCGCCGGCTCCATGGCGCAATCCGAGACGTTCTCCAGCGTGCCATCACGGCCCGCGGGACCAGCGTCGACGATTACGTCGACGCTGAGGGGCTGCGCGGCGGGTTTCAAAATCAGCTCGCCGTTTACGGTCGCCTCGGCGAACCGTGCCATCGCTGCGGGAAACCCATCGTACGCACGGTCCTCGGTCAGCGCGGTACCTGGTGGTGCCGAGGCTGCCAAAAATAA